The following proteins are co-located in the Apis mellifera strain DH4 linkage group LG9, Amel_HAv3.1, whole genome shotgun sequence genome:
- the LOC727568 gene encoding dolichyl-diphosphooligosaccharide--protein glycosyltransferase subunit DAD1: MTALAVIAKFWQEYTKTTPKKLKIIDAYLLYVFLTGVIQFIYCCLVGTFPFNSFLSGFISCVSCFVLGVCLRLQVNPQNKNQFHGISPERGFADFIFAHVILHLVVMNFIG, encoded by the exons atgACTGCATTAGCagttattgcaaaattttggCAAGAATATACGAAAACTACACCAAAAAAgcttaaaataatagatgCTTATCTACTTTATGTGTTTTTAACGGGTGTTATACAATTCATATATTGTTGTTTGGTCGGCACATTTCCTTTCAATAGTTTTCTTAGTGGATTTATTTCCTGTGTGTCATGTTTTGTTCTTGGAG TTTGCTTACGACTACAAGTGAATCCccaaaacaaaaatcaatttcatggAATAAGTCCAGAGAGAGGATTtgcagattttatttttgcacatGTAATTCTACATCTTGTTGTTATGAATTTCATtggttaa
- the LOC551305 gene encoding protein CLP1 homolog, with the protein MTDEKTQTQEFKLDPDCELRFEVETKNEKVTLELKSGLAEVFGTELVKGKKYEFTAGAKVAAFTWQGCTVELVGKTDVSYVAKETPMGLYLNCHAAMERLREAAEKEDTRGPITMIVGPCDVGKSTLCRLLLNYAVRMGRRPIFVDLDVGQGHIAIPGTVGALLVERPSNVVDGFSQQAPLVFHFGHKSPQANVALYNLLVTRLAEVCSDRLQANKKARVSGIVINTCGWVKGAGYKLLTHAAQAFEVDAILVLDQERLYNELVRDMPDFVKVVFLPKSGGVVERSQTQRTEARDQSVREYFYGSRMPLYPHSFEVKWNEARLYKIGAPVLPASCMPLGMKAEDNLTKLVAVTPGPNLLHHLLSVSFADSPEDDVVQTNVAGFVCVTNVDVDRQTFTVLSPQPRPLPNTVLLLSDIQFMDSH; encoded by the exons atgacAGACGAAAAAACACAAAcacaagaatttaaattagatccaGATTGTGAATTACGATTTGaagttgaaacgaaaaatgaaaaagttacATTAGAG ttaaaaagTGGATTAGCAGAAGTTTTTGGTACAGAATtagtaaaaggaaaaaaatatgaatttacagCTGGTGCAAAAGTAGCTGCATTTACTTGGCAAGGTTGCACAGTAGAATTAGTTGGGAAAACTGATGTCAGTTATGTTGCAAAAGAAACACCAATGGGTCTTTACTTAAATTGTCATGCTGCAATGGAAAGACTTAGAGAAGCTGCAGAAAAAGAAGACACTAGAGGTCCAATAACAATGATTGTTGGTCCTTGTGATGTAGGAAAATCAACTCTTTGtagacttttattaaattatgcagTTAGAATGGGTCGTAGACCAATTTTTGTAGATTTAGATGTTGGTCAAGGTCATATAGCAATACCAGGTACTGTTGGAGCATTATTAGTTGAACGTCCATCTAATGTAGTTGATGGTTTCAGTCAACAAGCACCTTTAGTCTTTCACTTTGGACATAAATCTCCACAAGCCAATGTTGCTCTTTATAATCTTCTTGTAACACGATTAGCAGAAGTATGTTCTGATAGACTGCAAGCAAATAAAAAAGCTAGAGTTTCaggaattgtaataaatacttGTGGTTGGGTAAAAGGAGctggatataaattattgacacATGCTGCTCAAGCTTTTGAAGTTGATGCAATTCTAGTACTTGATCAAGAAAGACTCTATAATGAACTTGTTAGAGATATGCCAGACTTTGTTAAAGTTGTATTTTTGCCAAAAAGTGGTGGAGTTGTAGAAAGAAGTCAAACTCAAAGAACAGAAGCCAGAGATCAAAGTgttagagaatatttttatggatCTAGAATGCCACTTTATCCACATAGTTTTGAAGTGAAATGGAATGAAgctagattatataaaattggagCTCCAGTACTTCCTGCATCTTGTATGCCACTTGGAATGAAAGCAGaagataatttaacaaaattagtaGCTGTTACACCTGGACCAAATCTTCttcatcatttattatctGTTTCATTTGCTGATTCACCAGAAGATGATGTAGTACAAACTAATGTTGCTGGATTTGTTTGTGT GACTAATGTTGATGTTGATAGACAAACATTTACAGTTTTGAGTCCACAACCAAGACCTTTACCAAATACAGTTTTATTACTTTCAGATATTCAATTCATGGAtagtcattaa